A region of Streptomyces sp. NBC_01750 DNA encodes the following proteins:
- a CDS encoding glycosyltransferase family 4 protein, with protein MTAEAIEAGPRTGRSGGGDEPLRIALLTYKGNPFCGGQGVYVRHLSRELARLGHSVEVIGAQPFPVLDDGVPLTELGSLDLYRSPDPFRTPKRDEYRDWIDALEVATMWTGGFPEPLTFSLRARRHLAARRGEFDVIHDNQTLGYGLLGDLGAPLVTTIHHPITVDRQLDLDAADGWRRRASVRRWYGFTRMQKRVARRLPSVLTVSGSSQQEIVDHLGVRADRVHVVHIGADTDLFSPNPAVAEIPGRIVTTSSADVPLKGLVHLVEALAKVRTEHPAAHLVVVGKRAEDGPVAQLIERYGLEDAVEFVKGISDAELVDLVRSAQIACVPSLYEGFSLPAAEAMATGTPLLATTGGAIPEVAGPDGETCLAVPPGDAGALAAALGRLLSDEALRVRLGAAGRERVLARFTWRQAAIGTAEHYREAIATREPRSAARGAAR; from the coding sequence GTGACCGCTGAGGCCATAGAGGCCGGCCCTCGTACGGGCAGGTCAGGCGGCGGTGACGAGCCGCTGCGCATCGCGCTCCTCACCTACAAGGGCAACCCCTTCTGCGGCGGCCAGGGCGTCTATGTACGGCACCTCTCGCGCGAGCTCGCCCGCCTCGGCCACAGCGTCGAGGTGATCGGCGCGCAGCCCTTTCCCGTACTGGACGACGGCGTGCCGCTCACCGAGCTGGGCAGCCTCGACCTGTACCGGAGCCCGGACCCGTTCCGTACGCCGAAGCGCGACGAGTACCGCGACTGGATCGACGCGCTCGAGGTCGCGACCATGTGGACCGGCGGCTTTCCGGAGCCGCTCACCTTCTCGCTGCGCGCCCGGCGCCATCTGGCCGCGCGGCGTGGTGAGTTCGACGTCATCCACGACAACCAGACGCTCGGGTACGGGCTGCTCGGCGACCTCGGCGCACCGCTGGTCACCACCATCCACCACCCGATCACCGTCGACCGGCAGCTGGACCTGGACGCGGCGGACGGCTGGCGCAGGCGCGCATCCGTACGCCGCTGGTACGGCTTCACGCGGATGCAGAAGCGGGTCGCGCGCCGACTGCCTTCGGTGCTCACCGTCTCCGGTTCCTCGCAGCAGGAGATCGTCGATCACCTCGGCGTACGAGCCGACCGCGTCCATGTCGTCCATATCGGGGCCGACACCGACCTCTTCTCGCCAAATCCGGCGGTCGCGGAGATCCCCGGCCGGATCGTCACCACCTCCAGCGCGGACGTCCCGCTCAAGGGCCTGGTCCATCTTGTCGAGGCCCTGGCGAAGGTCCGTACGGAGCATCCCGCCGCGCATCTCGTCGTCGTCGGCAAGCGCGCGGAGGACGGACCCGTCGCGCAGCTGATCGAGCGGTACGGCCTCGAGGACGCCGTCGAGTTCGTCAAGGGCATCTCCGACGCCGAACTGGTCGACCTGGTGCGCAGTGCGCAAATCGCGTGTGTGCCATCGCTGTACGAGGGCTTCTCGCTGCCCGCCGCGGAGGCGATGGCGACGGGCACACCGCTTCTCGCCACGACCGGCGGCGCGATCCCCGAGGTCGCGGGCCCGGACGGGGAGACCTGCCTGGCCGTGCCGCCGGGCGACGCGGGTGCGCTCGCCGCGGCTCTGGGCAGGCTGCTGAGTGACGAGGCGCTGCGCGTACGGCTGGGGGCGGCGGGCCGGGAGCGGGTGCTGGCGCGGTTCACCTGGAGGCAGGCGGCGATCGGTACGGCCGAGCACTACCGCGAGGCGATCGCCACCCGCGAGCCCCGGTCCGCGGCGCGGGGGGCCGCCCGGTGA
- a CDS encoding N-acetylmuramoyl-L-alanine amidase, which produces MSYDENWPPTPPRRSGRGNLTIAIAALVPTALAGWLVWESMSGPDENEPPKALPSRSAAVGKPAPPATPSPSASSTTASPSPSPSPSPSKGKPGASGPLAGRVVVVDPGHNPGNFQHTSEINKLVDIGTNRKECDTTGTSTNAGYTEAEFSLDVSQRLRTLLEKQGATVKFTHTDDRPFGPCVDERARIGNKAGADAVISIHADGSATGNRGFHVILPALVKAGAADTAKIVGPSRDLGERIAGKFVRATGSAPSNYVGDGTGLDVREDLGGLNLSTVPKVFIECGNMRDPKDAALLTSSNWRQKAAQGMADGISSYLDR; this is translated from the coding sequence GTGTCGTACGACGAGAACTGGCCTCCCACACCGCCGCGCCGCTCCGGCCGCGGCAATCTCACGATCGCGATTGCCGCGCTGGTGCCGACCGCGCTGGCGGGCTGGCTCGTCTGGGAGTCGATGAGCGGCCCGGACGAGAACGAGCCGCCGAAGGCGCTGCCGAGCCGGTCGGCCGCCGTCGGCAAGCCCGCTCCTCCGGCCACTCCGTCGCCGTCCGCCAGCTCCACCACCGCCTCGCCCTCGCCGTCGCCGTCGCCGTCGCCGTCGAAGGGAAAGCCCGGAGCGTCGGGACCGCTCGCCGGCAGGGTGGTGGTCGTCGACCCAGGACACAATCCCGGCAATTTCCAGCACACGAGCGAAATCAACAAACTCGTGGATATCGGAACCAATCGCAAGGAATGCGACACGACGGGCACGTCCACCAACGCCGGTTACACCGAAGCCGAATTCAGCCTCGATGTGTCACAACGTCTTCGCACGCTGCTCGAGAAGCAGGGCGCGACGGTGAAATTCACTCACACCGACGACCGGCCGTTCGGCCCCTGTGTGGATGAACGGGCACGCATCGGCAACAAGGCCGGGGCCGATGCGGTGATCTCCATTCACGCCGACGGCTCGGCCACCGGCAACCGCGGCTTCCATGTGATCCTTCCGGCCCTGGTCAAGGCGGGTGCGGCGGACACCGCGAAAATCGTCGGCCCCTCGCGCGACCTCGGCGAGCGGATCGCCGGAAAGTTCGTACGCGCGACCGGCAGCGCGCCCTCCAACTATGTGGGCGACGGAACGGGGTTGGACGTACGCGAGGATCTCGGCGGCCTCAACCTGTCCACAGTGCCCAAGGTGTTCATCGAATGCGGCAATATGCGTGACCCGAAGGATGCCGCTCTGCTGACAAGCTCCAACTGGCGCCAGAAAGCGGCACAGGGAATGGCGGACGGCATCAGCAGCTACCTCGACCGGTAA
- a CDS encoding class I SAM-dependent methyltransferase, whose product MLTVDFSRFPLAAGDRVLDLGCGAGRHAFECYRRGAQVVALDQNGEEIREVAKWFAAMKEAGEAPEGATATAMEGDALNLPFPDESFDVVIISEVMEHIPDDKGVLAEMVRVLRPGGRIAVTVPRYGPEKICWALSDAYHEVEGGHIRIYKADELLGKMKEAGLKPYGTHHAHALHSPYWWLKCAFGVDNDKALPVKAYHQLLVWDIMKKPLATRLAEQALNPLIGKSFVAYATKPHLPAVAAK is encoded by the coding sequence GTGCTGACCGTCGACTTCTCCCGCTTCCCGCTCGCCGCAGGCGACCGCGTGCTCGATCTGGGCTGCGGCGCAGGCCGGCACGCGTTCGAGTGCTACCGGCGCGGTGCGCAGGTCGTGGCCCTCGACCAGAACGGCGAGGAGATCCGCGAGGTCGCGAAGTGGTTCGCCGCGATGAAGGAGGCCGGGGAGGCCCCGGAGGGTGCCACCGCCACGGCCATGGAGGGCGACGCACTCAATCTGCCGTTCCCCGACGAATCCTTCGACGTCGTGATCATCTCCGAGGTCATGGAGCACATCCCGGACGACAAGGGTGTGCTGGCCGAGATGGTGCGGGTGCTGAGGCCCGGCGGGCGGATCGCCGTCACGGTGCCGCGCTACGGCCCCGAGAAGATCTGCTGGGCGCTGAGCGACGCATACCACGAGGTCGAGGGCGGCCATATCCGTATCTACAAGGCCGACGAGCTGCTCGGCAAGATGAAGGAAGCCGGCCTCAAGCCGTACGGCACGCACCACGCACACGCGCTGCACTCGCCTTACTGGTGGCTCAAGTGCGCCTTCGGCGTCGACAACGACAAGGCCCTGCCGGTCAAGGCGTACCACCAGCTGCTGGTCTGGGACATCATGAAGAAGCCGCTGGCCACGCGGCTCGCCGAGCAGGCGCTCAACCCGCTGATCGGCAAGAGCTTCGTGGCGTACGCGACCAAGCCGCACCTGCCCGCAGTGGCCGCCAAGTGA
- a CDS encoding prenyltransferase: MSRSGPGRTEHLVLPGVLTSEEALETVAGILALQREDGAIPWFRGHHLDPWDHTEAAMALDAAGEHEAAARAYEWLRRHQNADGSWYAAYHDGEADRPTDRGRESNFCAYIAVGVWHHYLATGDEMFLDRMWPAVFAAIEFVLALQQPGGQIGWKREADGTPVNDALLTGSSSVHQALRCALAIAEEREEPQPDWELAAGALAHAIRRHPERFLDKSRYSMDWYYPVLGGALTGPEAKSRIEEGWDDFVVPGLGVRCVLPNPWVTGGESCELALALWVMGESDRALEILQSIQHLRAEGGMYWTGYVFEGDRAMWPEELTTWTAGSLLLAVAALGGDEATTAVFSGERLPKGLVPDCC; this comes from the coding sequence GTGTCCAGGAGCGGCCCCGGCCGTACAGAACACCTTGTCCTGCCCGGGGTCCTCACATCGGAGGAAGCCCTCGAGACCGTTGCCGGGATACTCGCCCTGCAGCGCGAGGACGGCGCGATCCCGTGGTTCAGAGGGCATCACCTCGACCCGTGGGACCACACCGAGGCGGCCATGGCGCTGGACGCTGCGGGCGAGCACGAGGCCGCGGCCCGCGCTTACGAATGGCTGAGGCGGCATCAGAACGCGGACGGATCCTGGTACGCCGCGTACCACGACGGCGAGGCGGACCGGCCCACCGACCGCGGCCGTGAGAGCAACTTCTGCGCGTACATCGCCGTCGGCGTCTGGCACCACTACCTGGCCACCGGCGACGAGATGTTCCTCGACCGGATGTGGCCGGCCGTCTTCGCCGCGATCGAGTTCGTACTGGCGCTGCAGCAGCCCGGCGGCCAGATCGGCTGGAAGCGGGAGGCGGACGGAACACCGGTCAATGACGCGCTGCTGACGGGTAGTTCGTCGGTCCACCAGGCACTGCGCTGCGCGCTGGCGATCGCCGAGGAGCGCGAGGAGCCGCAACCCGACTGGGAGCTTGCGGCGGGCGCCCTCGCGCATGCGATCCGCCGGCACCCCGAGCGTTTTCTCGACAAGAGCCGCTACTCGATGGACTGGTACTACCCCGTCCTCGGCGGTGCGCTGACCGGCCCGGAGGCCAAGTCCCGTATCGAGGAAGGCTGGGACGACTTCGTCGTACCGGGCCTCGGCGTACGGTGCGTGCTGCCCAACCCGTGGGTGACCGGCGGGGAGAGCTGCGAACTCGCCCTGGCGCTGTGGGTGATGGGCGAGTCCGACCGGGCGCTGGAGATCCTTCAGTCCATCCAGCATCTGCGCGCCGAGGGCGGTATGTACTGGACGGGGTACGTCTTCGAGGGAGACCGGGCCATGTGGCCGGAGGAACTCACCACCTGGACAGCGGGTTCGCTGCTGCTGGCGGTGGCCGCCCTCGGGGGCGATGAGGCGACCACCGCGGTCTTCAGCGGGGAGCGACTGCCGAAGGGGCTCGTTCCCGACTGCTGCTAG
- a CDS encoding MFS transporter → MTVMAQASSDVQQPLIPASAARSSGTWAVILAACAGQFLVVLDVSVVNVALPSMRADLGLSTTGLQWVLNAYSIAFAGFMLLGGRAADIFGRKRMFLVGLGLFTAASVAGGLAQEGWQLLAARAVQGLGAAVLAPATLTIVTAAVPPGPARARAIATWTAVGAAGGAAGGLVGGALTDLLSWRWVLLINVPFGALVLVGAAIRLTESRAGDGRRLDLPGAVLVTGGLAAVAYGIVQTEESGWTAPATLLPLIGGLAVLGVFLAVEKRTAAPLMPLKVFRSRAVSAANVAMLVCGSASFAMWFFMTVYAQNVLSYTPFQAGLALIPSSLSVIVGSKLAPRLMARAGARNVAVIGALVAATGFGLQTTMTADGTYLTSILGPGILMMAGVGLAATPLASLATSGAEPGDAGLVAGLINTSRTMGGALGLAVLSTVAAARTAGGTDPEALTAGYALAFRTGTGLLLAAAVLMVLWLPRRTES, encoded by the coding sequence ATGACCGTCATGGCCCAAGCCTCCTCGGACGTCCAGCAGCCCCTCATACCGGCATCCGCCGCCCGGTCCTCAGGTACCTGGGCGGTGATTCTCGCCGCGTGCGCCGGCCAGTTCCTCGTCGTCCTCGACGTGTCCGTGGTCAATGTCGCGCTCCCCTCGATGCGCGCCGACCTCGGGCTCTCCACGACCGGCCTGCAGTGGGTGCTCAACGCGTACTCCATCGCCTTCGCCGGCTTCATGCTGCTCGGCGGCCGGGCCGCGGACATCTTCGGCCGCAAGCGGATGTTCCTCGTCGGGCTCGGCCTGTTCACCGCCGCGTCCGTCGCCGGCGGGCTCGCACAGGAGGGCTGGCAGCTGCTCGCAGCCCGCGCCGTACAGGGCCTGGGCGCGGCCGTGCTCGCCCCGGCCACCCTGACCATCGTGACGGCGGCCGTGCCGCCGGGCCCCGCGCGGGCCCGGGCGATCGCCACCTGGACGGCGGTGGGCGCGGCGGGCGGCGCGGCCGGCGGGCTCGTCGGCGGCGCCCTCACCGATCTGCTGTCCTGGCGCTGGGTGTTGCTGATCAATGTGCCGTTCGGCGCTCTGGTACTGGTGGGTGCGGCGATCCGGCTCACCGAGAGCCGGGCGGGCGACGGCCGCCGGCTCGACCTGCCGGGCGCGGTGCTGGTCACCGGCGGCCTCGCGGCGGTCGCCTACGGCATCGTGCAGACCGAGGAGTCGGGCTGGACCGCGCCCGCCACACTGCTGCCGCTGATCGGCGGGCTTGCGGTGCTCGGGGTCTTCCTGGCGGTGGAGAAGCGGACCGCGGCGCCGCTGATGCCGCTGAAGGTGTTCCGGTCGCGGGCGGTCTCCGCGGCGAACGTGGCGATGCTGGTCTGCGGTTCGGCGTCCTTCGCGATGTGGTTCTTCATGACGGTGTACGCGCAGAATGTGCTGAGCTACACGCCGTTCCAGGCGGGTCTGGCGCTCATCCCGAGCTCGCTGAGCGTGATCGTCGGCTCGAAGCTGGCGCCCCGGCTGATGGCCAGGGCCGGTGCCAGGAACGTCGCCGTCATCGGCGCGCTGGTCGCCGCGACCGGTTTCGGCCTGCAGACCACCATGACCGCCGACGGCACGTACCTCACCTCGATCCTCGGCCCCGGCATTCTGATGATGGCCGGCGTCGGACTCGCCGCGACGCCCCTCGCCTCGCTCGCCACATCGGGCGCGGAGCCGGGCGACGCGGGCCTGGTCGCCGGGCTGATCAACACCTCGCGGACGATGGGCGGCGCCCTGGGCCTCGCCGTTCTGTCCACGGTCGCGGCGGCGCGAACGGCGGGCGGCACGGATCCGGAGGCGCTGACGGCCGGCTATGCGCTGGCGTTCCGTACGGGGACGGGGCTGCTGCTGGCGGCGGCTGTGCTGATGGTGCTGTGGCTGCCGCGGCGTACGGAGTCGTAG
- a CDS encoding LLM class F420-dependent oxidoreductase translates to MRLGLALGYWGRGPDPAHLDLAREAERLGYDSVWTAEAWGSDAFTPLTWIAAHTTRIRLGTAVAQMAARTPTATAMHALTLDHLSGGRMMLGLGLSGPQVVEGWYGRPFPRSPLTATREYVDVIRQVLRREAPVELAGRFHSHPYRGEDATGIGKALKPITHPLRAGLPLLLGAEGPKNIAQTARIADGWLPLYWSPMRTDVYEASLSGISDGFMIAPMVRSTVCADVAEGLLPVKAMLGFYIGGMGHAARNFHADLMARMGFESEARRIQQLFADGRRDEAVHAVPDAFADEISLVGPRERIAERLELWRKGPVTDLLVTAPDPHTLRVLAELNS, encoded by the coding sequence ATGCGACTCGGACTCGCTCTCGGCTACTGGGGCCGCGGCCCCGACCCCGCCCATCTCGATCTCGCGCGCGAGGCCGAGCGCCTGGGCTACGACTCCGTGTGGACGGCGGAGGCCTGGGGTTCCGACGCCTTCACCCCGCTGACCTGGATCGCGGCGCACACCACCCGGATCCGACTCGGCACGGCGGTGGCGCAGATGGCCGCCCGTACGCCCACCGCCACCGCGATGCACGCACTCACCCTGGACCACCTGTCCGGCGGCCGGATGATGCTCGGACTCGGGCTGTCGGGGCCGCAGGTGGTGGAGGGCTGGTACGGCCGGCCGTTCCCGAGGAGCCCGCTGACGGCGACCCGCGAGTACGTCGATGTGATCCGCCAAGTCCTCAGGCGCGAGGCCCCTGTTGAACTGGCGGGCCGCTTCCACTCCCATCCGTACCGAGGAGAGGACGCCACCGGCATCGGCAAAGCGCTCAAGCCGATCACGCATCCGCTGCGCGCCGGGCTGCCGCTGCTGCTGGGCGCGGAGGGTCCGAAGAACATCGCCCAGACGGCGCGTATCGCCGACGGCTGGCTGCCGCTGTACTGGTCGCCGATGCGCACGGACGTCTACGAGGCCTCGCTCAGCGGCATCTCCGACGGGTTCATGATCGCGCCGATGGTCCGCTCCACGGTCTGTGCGGATGTGGCGGAGGGCCTGCTGCCCGTGAAGGCGATGCTCGGCTTCTACATCGGCGGTATGGGCCACGCGGCGCGGAACTTCCACGCCGATCTGATGGCCCGGATGGGCTTCGAGTCCGAGGCCCGCCGTATCCAGCAGCTGTTCGCCGACGGCCGCCGCGACGAAGCCGTCCATGCCGTCCCCGACGCCTTCGCCGACGAGATCTCGCTGGTCGGTCCGCGTGAGCGGATCGCGGAACGCCTGGAGTTGTGGCGCAAGGGCCCGGTCACGGACCTGCTGGTGACCGCTCCGGACCCGCACACCCTGCGCGTCCTGGCGGAGCTGAACTCCTAG
- a CDS encoding acyl-CoA dehydrogenase — MGIGITREQRELARSVRGWLARAVPPEEVRKHLDVPSSGVGRPGHWDGAAEQGLLGVHLREEYGGGGGTLLDLAVVLEETGRGVLPGPYLVSVLASEILRRSGRDELVAALADGRRIGAVALGTGTLTAVAVDGGYLLDGTAPPVLAGTQADLLLLATETAHGTVWAAVDAEALAIRAHESADPTRPTAEVAAHGVVVPQPRVLTVDTALVRDLAAVLFAAEACGVAARSLEIAAEYAKVREQFGQPIGRFQAIKHLCADMLVRVEQARALTWDAARAVDENPGVRGLVASLAAGSALDAAYSCAKDCIQVLGGIGFTWEHDAHLYLRRALVARQLLGPGDSHRLRAVRLAARGARRELRLELPAEAQRYRGAARAAAEGVRGLDPAGVRRALAPTGYAAPHLPKPYGRGAGPVEQLVVQEELRAAGVKTGGLGIATWVVPSLIAYGSPAQRERFLGPTLGGELRWCQLFSEPDAGSDLASLRTRAERTGDGWRITGQKVWTSAAQWADYGILLARTNAAAPKHQGLTYFLVDMKNTEGIDIRPLKEITGESLFNEVYFDGALLPHDAVVGQVDDGWKVARNTLGNERVHMADQLTFDTGLEALIARAPEADGACRSRIGAIAAEAHALACIGLRTTLQQVSGLEPGAGASVRKLLQTSHQQKVAELGLELLGPEGALCEGAGERAVHGFLMSRCLTIAGGTTQVQLNVVAERILGLPRD; from the coding sequence ATGGGCATCGGAATCACGCGGGAGCAGCGGGAGTTGGCCCGGTCCGTACGCGGCTGGCTGGCACGCGCCGTGCCGCCCGAAGAGGTGCGCAAACATCTCGATGTGCCCTCCAGCGGGGTCGGCCGCCCCGGCCACTGGGACGGCGCCGCCGAGCAGGGGCTCCTCGGCGTGCATCTCCGCGAGGAGTACGGCGGCGGAGGCGGCACGCTCCTCGATCTGGCCGTCGTTCTGGAGGAGACAGGACGGGGCGTGCTGCCGGGGCCGTATCTCGTGAGCGTCCTCGCCTCCGAGATACTGCGGCGCTCGGGCCGGGACGAACTCGTCGCCGCGCTCGCGGACGGCCGGCGGATCGGTGCCGTGGCGCTCGGGACCGGCACGCTCACCGCCGTCGCCGTCGACGGCGGCTATCTGCTCGACGGGACCGCACCGCCCGTCCTCGCGGGAACGCAGGCCGATCTGCTGCTGCTCGCCACGGAGACGGCGCACGGCACGGTCTGGGCCGCCGTGGACGCGGAAGCGCTCGCGATACGCGCCCATGAGAGCGCCGATCCGACCCGGCCGACCGCCGAGGTGGCGGCGCACGGAGTCGTCGTCCCGCAGCCGCGGGTCCTCACGGTCGACACCGCGCTCGTACGGGATCTGGCCGCCGTGCTCTTCGCGGCGGAGGCCTGCGGGGTGGCGGCACGGTCGCTGGAGATCGCCGCGGAGTACGCGAAGGTGCGCGAGCAGTTCGGGCAGCCCATCGGGCGGTTCCAGGCGATCAAGCATCTCTGCGCCGACATGCTGGTGCGCGTCGAGCAGGCGAGGGCGCTGACGTGGGACGCGGCGCGCGCGGTGGACGAGAACCCGGGCGTACGGGGCCTGGTGGCCTCGCTCGCCGCCGGAAGCGCGCTGGACGCCGCGTACAGCTGCGCCAAGGACTGCATCCAGGTACTCGGCGGAATCGGCTTCACCTGGGAGCACGACGCGCATCTGTATCTGCGGCGGGCGCTTGTCGCGCGTCAGCTGCTGGGACCCGGCGACAGCCACCGGCTGCGGGCCGTGCGGCTCGCGGCACGGGGAGCGCGGCGCGAGCTGCGTCTCGAGCTGCCCGCGGAGGCGCAGAGGTACCGGGGTGCGGCGCGGGCGGCGGCCGAGGGCGTGCGGGGTCTCGATCCCGCTGGGGTACGCCGGGCTCTGGCCCCCACCGGGTATGCCGCCCCGCATCTGCCGAAGCCGTACGGCCGCGGCGCCGGACCCGTCGAGCAGCTCGTCGTACAGGAGGAGCTGCGGGCCGCCGGGGTGAAGACCGGCGGCCTCGGGATCGCGACCTGGGTGGTGCCCTCGCTCATCGCGTACGGGAGTCCGGCGCAGCGGGAGCGGTTCCTGGGGCCGACCCTGGGCGGCGAGCTGCGGTGGTGCCAGCTGTTCTCGGAGCCGGACGCCGGGTCCGATCTGGCGTCGCTGCGCACACGGGCCGAACGGACCGGCGACGGCTGGCGGATCACCGGCCAGAAGGTGTGGACGAGCGCCGCGCAGTGGGCCGACTACGGGATCCTGCTCGCCCGAACGAATGCGGCGGCTCCCAAGCACCAGGGACTGACGTACTTCCTCGTGGACATGAAGAACACCGAGGGGATCGACATCCGGCCGCTCAAGGAGATCACCGGGGAGTCGCTCTTCAACGAGGTGTACTTCGACGGGGCGCTGCTCCCGCACGACGCCGTGGTCGGGCAGGTCGACGACGGCTGGAAGGTCGCCCGCAACACTCTCGGCAACGAACGCGTGCACATGGCCGACCAGTTGACTTTCGACACGGGACTCGAGGCGCTGATCGCGCGGGCGCCCGAGGCTGACGGGGCCTGTCGGTCCCGTATCGGGGCCATCGCCGCCGAGGCGCACGCGCTCGCCTGCATCGGCCTGCGGACCACTCTGCAGCAGGTGTCGGGCCTGGAGCCGGGGGCGGGCGCGAGCGTACGCAAACTCCTCCAGACCTCCCATCAGCAGAAGGTCGCCGAGCTGGGTCTCGAACTGCTCGGCCCCGAGGGCGCGTTGTGCGAAGGAGCCGGTGAGCGGGCTGTGCACGGCTTCCTCATGTCGCGCTGTCTGACCATCGCGGGCGGCACCACGCAGGTCCAGCTCAATGTCGTCGCCGAGCGCATCCTCGGCCTCCCGCGGGACTGA
- a CDS encoding class I SAM-dependent methyltransferase, with protein sequence MAAAPKPETLAAFEAAKGFMPVTEGLALYAAAAEAGALGLPLLEVGTYCGRSTILLADAAREAGTTAVTVDHHRGSEEQQPGWDYHDPSVVDPEVGEMDTLPTFRRTLHKAGLEDHVIAVVGRSPQVAKIWGTPLGLVFIDGGHTDEHAGGDYEGWAPHVADGGLLVIHDVFPDPVDEWTGQAPYRVYLRALASGAFTEVSVTGSLRVLRRTGTGI encoded by the coding sequence ATGGCCGCCGCGCCCAAGCCGGAGACCCTCGCCGCCTTCGAGGCGGCCAAGGGCTTCATGCCCGTGACCGAGGGCCTCGCCCTCTACGCGGCCGCGGCGGAGGCGGGCGCGCTCGGGCTGCCGCTGCTCGAGGTGGGCACCTACTGCGGGCGCTCGACCATCCTGCTCGCCGACGCCGCCCGCGAGGCGGGCACGACGGCCGTCACGGTCGACCACCACCGGGGCAGCGAGGAGCAGCAGCCGGGCTGGGATTACCACGACCCGAGCGTCGTCGACCCGGAGGTCGGCGAGATGGACACGCTGCCGACCTTCCGCCGCACCCTGCACAAGGCCGGCCTCGAGGACCACGTCATCGCCGTCGTCGGCCGCTCCCCGCAGGTCGCGAAGATCTGGGGCACACCGCTCGGCCTGGTCTTCATCGACGGCGGCCACACCGACGAGCACGCGGGCGGCGACTACGAGGGCTGGGCGCCGCATGTCGCCGACGGCGGCCTGCTGGTGATCCACGACGTCTTCCCCGACCCGGTCGACGAGTGGACCGGTCAGGCCCCGTACCGCGTCTACCTCAGGGCACTCGCGTCCGGCGCGTTCACCGAGGTCTCGGTGACCGGCTCACTGCGCGTCCTGCGGCGTACCGGAACGGGGATCTGA
- a CDS encoding lipid-transfer protein, with protein MKSYIVGAGMTKFEKPETRDRQYWDMAKEAGTQALADAGISYDLVEQVPVGYCFQASTAGQRAAYELDLTGVPVYNVNNNCATGSTALMMARQFVEGGISDCVLAMGFEKMTRGALGAGSDGSALETSPVARHYGVMAAGHGFESSPPTAQIFGNAAREHMERYGTTEAQLAAVAAKNHKHSANNPDAQFREVYSVDEILAAKTIHRPLTRLQCSPTSDGSAAAVVVSERFVVQHGLHDKAVEIAAQSMTTDTGESFASGSCIDVVGKPMSRAAGRQVFESSGLGIEDVDVVELHDCFSINELLTYEALGMCPDGESGKLVESGATTYGGRWVVNPSGGLISKGHPLGATGLAQVAELVRQLRGEAGPRQVDGARIGLAHNIGLGGAAVVTLLRRS; from the coding sequence ATGAAGAGCTACATCGTCGGCGCCGGGATGACGAAATTCGAGAAGCCCGAGACGCGTGACCGGCAGTACTGGGACATGGCGAAGGAGGCGGGGACGCAGGCGCTGGCCGACGCCGGGATCTCGTACGACCTCGTCGAGCAGGTGCCCGTCGGCTACTGCTTCCAGGCATCCACGGCGGGCCAGCGGGCCGCGTACGAACTCGATCTGACCGGCGTGCCCGTCTACAACGTCAACAACAACTGCGCGACGGGCTCGACGGCGCTGATGATGGCGCGGCAGTTCGTCGAGGGCGGTATCAGCGACTGCGTACTGGCGATGGGCTTCGAGAAGATGACCCGCGGGGCGCTCGGCGCGGGATCCGACGGCAGCGCCTTGGAGACCTCACCCGTCGCCCGGCACTACGGCGTCATGGCCGCCGGGCACGGCTTCGAGTCGAGTCCCCCCACCGCCCAGATCTTCGGCAACGCCGCCCGCGAGCACATGGAGCGGTACGGCACCACCGAGGCGCAGCTCGCCGCCGTCGCCGCCAAGAACCACAAGCACTCGGCGAACAACCCCGACGCCCAGTTCCGGGAGGTCTATTCGGTCGACGAGATTCTCGCGGCGAAGACGATCCACCGGCCGCTGACCAGGCTCCAGTGCTCGCCCACCTCCGACGGGTCGGCCGCCGCGGTCGTCGTCTCCGAGCGCTTCGTCGTCCAGCACGGCCTCCACGACAAGGCCGTGGAGATCGCGGCCCAGTCGATGACCACCGACACCGGCGAATCCTTCGCTTCCGGCTCCTGCATCGACGTCGTCGGCAAGCCGATGTCCCGGGCGGCCGGTCGGCAGGTCTTCGAGAGCTCCGGACTCGGCATCGAGGACGTCGACGTCGTGGAGCTGCACGACTGCTTCTCCATCAACGAGCTGCTCACCTACGAGGCGCTGGGCATGTGCCCGGACGGCGAGTCCGGAAAGCTGGTGGAGAGCGGTGCGACGACCTACGGCGGACGATGGGTGGTCAACCCGTCGGGCGGCCTGATCTCCAAAGGGCATCCGCTGGGCGCCACCGGGCTGGCCCAAGTGGCCGAGCTGGTGCGGCAGCTGAGGGGCGAGGCGGGTCCGCGGCAGGTGGACGGGGCGCGGATCGGGCTCGCGCACAACATCGGGCTTGGCGGGGCCGCGGTCGTCACACTGCTGCGGAGGTCCTAG